The Pyxidicoccus xibeiensis genome contains the following window.
ACCGAGCGCTTCCACGAGGTCTCCGCCGTGACCTGTCGTGCCTTCATCGACACCTGGGCCCCCGGAGAAACCCCGGCGGAGCGCCTCGCGGTGCGCAACGCTCGCGAGGCGGAGATCATCGCGCTCGTCGGCCTGCGCCGGTACACCGAGGCCCGCGAGCGCCTCGCCGGGTTCCGGGCCGCCGACCCCGAGGGCGAAAAGCAGACCCTCGCCAGCTCCGTGGTCCTCGGCATCCCACCCGGCGCGGAGCCGTGACGGCATGGCGGGCCCACGACAAGGAGCCCGCCACGCCGACTCCCGCTACCTCGCCGGCAGCTTCGTCACGAAGCCATCCGGGTCACCCAGCTTCGTGTTCCCGTCGAAGTTCCCGCTCGTGTAGCCGCCCAGGAAGAAGTTCCCCGCGTCGTCCCGCCCCAGGCCATTGGAGTACACCTCCACGTACGCACCGTTGAGCCGCGCCGGGTCCTGCTGGATGACCCACTGCCGGGTCCCCGCCATGTCGAACTTCGCCACGTAGTTGTGCGCCTTCGACGCGTCCGTGCTGCTGGAGCTGCCGATGTCACCCCCGCCGCTGCCCGTCAGGTACACGCCCGTCGTGTCGATGAAGAGCCCCGTGCCCCAGACGCCCGCCGAGCCGCCCAGCTCCCGGGTCCACTGCTTGACGCCCGCCGCATCGAACTTCGTCACGAACGCATCGATGCCGCCCGTCACGTTCGGATTCCCGTCCAGGCCACCACCGCTGTAGCCCGCCAGGTAGATGTTGCCCGCCGCATCCAGCGCCGAGCCATACAGCCAGACATCCGTCCCCGGCGTCCCGAGCTGGCGCGTCCACTGCTTGTTCCCCGCGCCGTCGTACTTCACGACGAAGAAGTCCTGCGGCCCCATGCGGACGTTGCCGTCCAGCGCGCCCGTGGTCCACCCGGAGACATAGACGTTCCCCGCGTCATCGGCGGAGGCCCGCCGCCCATGCGTGCTGGCTCCCGCCGCGCCCAGCGTCCGGGTCCACAGCTTGTTGCCGGCCGCGTCGTACTTCGCCACGAAGGCGTCGAAGTTGCCGATGCGGGGGTTGCCATCCAGCGCGCCATTGACGGACCCGGCCAGGAAGGCGTTGTCCCCGGCATCCAGCCCCACCGCGTACCCCTCCACGCTGGCTCCCACCGCGCCCAACTGCCGCGTCCAGCCCCTCACACCGGTGTAGCGGTACTTCGTCAGCAGCGCCTCCCGCGAGCCCGTCTTGGGCGTGCCATCCACGGAGCCATCCGTGAAGCCGGCCACATAGATCTCCTCGAACCGCCGGTTCCGGGCGATTCCGTAGCCCAGGGTGACGCTGTCCGGCGCGCCGAGCTGCGCCGACCAGCCCGTCTTCCCATTCCAGTCCCGCATCGTGAGGAAGCCATCCATCAGCCCGACGAGCGGCTTGCCCTCCAGGCCCGCCAGCGTCATGCCCGTGACGTAGTTGCGCCCTGCCGGGTCCGTGGCGAGGTCATGCACCCGGGTGAAGCTTGCCGCCGCGCCAGAGGTCCGCGTCCAGAGCGCCTGCGTCGTCGGGTAGGACGCGGTGAGGCACTGCATCAGCTCCAGCCGGCCCAGCGACACGACGACGATGCCTGCGCGGGTGTCGTTGTCGTCCGTCACGTTCAGCCGGTAGCGGGCGTACGCGCCGGGCGAGGCCACCGTGTACTCGCGCCGCTCGTGCCCGGCCCAGTTGACCTGGTTGAAGCGGCTGTCGAGCACCACCCAGGCAGAGCCATTCCACCCCTCGAACGTCCACTGCTTGGGCGCCCGCGTGGTGATGGAGCCGTTGGCGTAGGACAGGGCATAGCGGTGGATGGTCTTCGTCCCGCTGGCCCACTGGTATCCCACCCACGCCGGCGTCTGGTTCTCCGCGGAGAGCCACAGGGAGTTGGTGCCGTCGAACGCCTGCCACGCCTCGTACGACGTGCCGAACACCCCCGACCGCGTCACGGCGCCGGAGGGCGTGTTCGGCCCCGTCATCACCGGCACCACGTTCTCACAGACGAGCCCCTGCTCCCGGGTGCCCGTCGCGTCGCCCGCCTCGGGGACGGGCGCCGGCTCGCCGCCGCAGCCCGGCACGGACGCCAGGACCAGGGCACTGGTCAGGAAGATGCTTCGAATGGGCTTCAGGACTCTCACGATGCCTCCTTGGAGCCGTGCGGAACCGCACGGGCTGGCATCGTTGATACCGGCGCCTGCCCGCACTCCCGGTATCGATGTGACGAAACCGCCGGAGCCGGGGACGAGCCTTCCTCCAGAGGGGACGAAGCCCGGACGACGCGGCGCGGCTTGACCTCCAGGGCGTCTCGGACGGATAGCCTGCCTGCCCGGTTCCGTACCTGAATGGTGATTCATATCTCACGCGCCTGGGCAAGAGGCGGCACCCTACCCGGCACGGTGCATGCCCCTTGCCCCACGACCCGCAAGGCCCCTTAATCCCACCATGAAATTCCTGCGAGAGCTCCGCTCGGTCCTGAACCTCACGGTCCTGGTCGCCGGGCTCGGATACTTCGTCGACCTCTTCGACATCACGCTCTTCGGCGTGGTGCGCGTGGCCTCGCTGAAGGACATCGGCATCACCGACCCGGGGGAGATCCTCCAGAAGGGCCTGGTCATCTACAACGCCCAGATGATCGGGATGATGGTGGGCGGCCTGCTGTGGGGCGTCCTCGCGGACAAGCGCGGGCGCCTGTCGGTGATGTTCGGCTCCATCCTCCTGTACTCGTTCGCCAACCTGGCCAACGCCTTCGCCTGGGACGTGACGAGCTACGCGGTCTGCCGCTTCCTGGGCGGCGTGGGCCTGGCGGGCGAGCTGGGCGCGGCGATTACGCTG
Protein-coding sequences here:
- a CDS encoding SBBP repeat-containing protein — its product is MRVLKPIRSIFLTSALVLASVPGCGGEPAPVPEAGDATGTREQGLVCENVVPVMTGPNTPSGAVTRSGVFGTSYEAWQAFDGTNSLWLSAENQTPAWVGYQWASGTKTIHRYALSYANGSITTRAPKQWTFEGWNGSAWVVLDSRFNQVNWAGHERREYTVASPGAYARYRLNVTDDNDTRAGIVVVSLGRLELMQCLTASYPTTQALWTRTSGAAASFTRVHDLATDPAGRNYVTGMTLAGLEGKPLVGLMDGFLTMRDWNGKTGWSAQLGAPDSVTLGYGIARNRRFEEIYVAGFTDGSVDGTPKTGSREALLTKYRYTGVRGWTRQLGAVGASVEGYAVGLDAGDNAFLAGSVNGALDGNPRIGNFDAFVAKYDAAGNKLWTRTLGAAGASTHGRRASADDAGNVYVSGWTTGALDGNVRMGPQDFFVVKYDGAGNKQWTRQLGTPGTDVWLYGSALDAAGNIYLAGYSGGGLDGNPNVTGGIDAFVTKFDAAGVKQWTRELGGSAGVWGTGLFIDTTGVYLTGSGGGDIGSSSSTDASKAHNYVAKFDMAGTRQWVIQQDPARLNGAYVEVYSNGLGRDDAGNFFLGGYTSGNFDGNTKLGDPDGFVTKLPAR